In Acidimicrobiia bacterium, the DNA window GAGGTCGAAGTAATGGCGCGCATCGAAGAAGAACTGCGTGATCGCGAAGTCGGCCGCGCGCAGCTTCGCGGCGGTGTGGAGACGGTCGGCTTCGAGGCTCGGCGAGCGCGGGTGCGGTTCCGGGTGCGCGGCGACGCCGATCGAGAAGTCGCCGAGCGTGCGGACGAGCTCGACGAGGTCGACTGCGTAGTCGAACTCGCTCACCGGGAGATCGAGGTCGGCGGGCGGATCGCCGCGCAACGCGAGGATGTTCTCGATACCGGCCGCGCCGTATCCGGCCACGATGTCGCGGATCTGCGCGCGTGTGTGCGCGGCACACGTGAGATGCGCCATCGACGTCATCGACGTCTCGCGGTTGATGCGCGTGACGATCTCGTACGTGCGCTCTCGTGTGCTCCCGCCGGCGCCGTAGGTCACCGACACGAACGACGGGTGCAACGGCTCGAGCTCGATCAGCGCACGCTCGAGCTGCGCCTCGGCCTCGGGCGTGCGCGGCGGCCCGAACTCGAACGAGTAGCTCGGCCCCGTGCCGAGGATCTCTCGGATCTTCACCGGCGAGATCGTACCGGCCGCCGCTTTGTCGCCACGAGGAGTGGCCGGTAGCCTCCACGACGCCACGGGAAGGCGGGGGTGCGAGTGCGAGGCTCGAGGCGGTGGATGCTCGGCGCGATCGCGGCCGTGATGGCCGTTCCGATCGTATGGACCGCCGCGATCGGCGCGGCGGCGGCCTCCACGACCGTCCCGCTTCACGGCCGCGTCGTCGACGCGAGCGCGAAGACACGGGCCGTCGCGGTCGCGCGCGACGCGAGCAGCGCGTACGGCAACGGGCACACGACGCCCACCTCGCCGCCCGCGTCCGTCGGACCCGCGTCGGGCGACCCGACGACCTCGGCACACCATTCGAACGGGCTGCCGTTCACGGGCGGCGACGTGCTCGGCCTCACGTTCATCGGCATCGGAATGGTGCTGATGGGCACCGCGTTCATCGGCGCGCCTCGCCGGCGCGGCCCGGCCGACCTGCCCGCAGAGTCCTAGACCTCGACCGGATGCCACTCCGGCAACGCATGGCAGACTGCCCCGTCATGCGGTGGGCCACGTGGAGGGTCGGATGACGACGACCGAGCCGGTCGCCAAGAAAGAGCGGTGGAGCTTCTCCTGGAAGCACCTGTACGACGAGGTCGTCACCACCGGTCTCTGCACGGGTTGCGCGGGATGCGTGATCGCGTGCCCCCACGACGTCCTCGACTACGACGACCTCCTCGGCGTCTACAAGCCGGTGCAGAACGAGCTCGACTACGGCGGTCCGGGCGACTGCAGCCATGGCGACAAGGCCTGCACGTCGTGCACGCGCGCGTGCCCACGTTTCCGCGCGTGGGAACCCGAGATCGACGAGTTCCTCTTCGGTCGCGCCCGCACGGTCGAGGAGGTTTCGGGAGTCAGCAAGGACATCGTGCTTGCACGGGCGACGGATCCCGAGCTGCACGAGGTCGGGCAGGACGGCGGACTCGTGTCGGCGATCCTCGTGTACGCGCTCGAGCACGACATCATCGACGCCGCGCTCGTCTCCTACCTCGAAGGCGACGGCACCACGTGGAAGGCGATCCCCGGCGTGGCGCGCACGCGCGAGGAAGTCGTCGCGTCGGCCGGCAGCCGCTACACGTACTCCGCGAACACGATGGCGTACAAGGATCTCGCCAAGGAAGAGGAGCGCATCGCGCTCGTCGGCATGTCGTGCCAGTCGTCGTCGCCACCCGCGATGAAGCAGCGCAAGGCGGGCAAGGTCGCGCGCCGGTTCAGCCTCAACATCGGCTTGCTGTGCTCGAAGACGTTCGACGACGCGATCTTCGAAGAGCTCTTCGAAGCAAAGTACGGCCTCAAGAAGGCCGACATGCGGAAGATGAACATCAAGGGCGTCTTCCAGATCTGGATGAAGGACGGCTCGTACCACGAGGTGCCGCTCAAGGAGTGTCACCAGTGGACGCGTGAAGGCTGCAAGATGTGTCCCGACTTCGCAGCCGAGCACGCCGACATCTCCACCGGCGGGATCGGCGCGTTCAACGACTGGACGCTCACCATCGTGCGCACCGACGCCGGCCGCGAGCTCATGGACGCGATGCAGCGCGACGGTGTGATCGAGGTCCGACCGGGCGACGACGATCCCGGCGCGATCGCGTTGATGCACAAGCTCTCCGCGCGCAGCCGCAAGCGTTGGCCCGAGTTCGCGATCGCGGAACCGCGCGTCCTGCCGCCGCCCGCGCCGAAGCCGGACCCGACTCCGTGACCGGAGCCGGCGAGCGGTCACCGACGAACGACGTCGAAGCTCCGTGCCGCGACGAGGGAGCAGGCGACCGTGTGTGCATCGTCGCGCTGTCGAGCGATCTCATGGATCGCTCGAAGTTGAGCGCGGCGTTCCCAAAGATCGCGTTCGCGCGTGATGCGGACGAGTGCCGCGGCGCCGACGTCGTCGTCGTCGACCTCGCGAAGTTCGCAGGCGCGGTGGGCAACCTCCGCGCGGCGGTGCCGGGTGCGCGCATCGTGGCGTTCGGACCTCATGTCGACGAGAACGCAGCCGCCGCGGCGCGAGCGGCCGGCGCCGACCTCGTGTGGCCCCGATCCCGGTTCTTCAGAGACCCCACGGCTGCGCTGGGTGGCCCGTAATTTCTGGTCGCGCTCGCTGCGCCCGCCGCTCCTGACGCCGCAGCCTGCGGCCTCGGGAGGGCCGCGCCCCGCCCCGCTCATTCTGGCGAGAACCGTAAGCCCGGCGCCGGGGCGGCCGACGGAGTAACCCGCATGGGCGGCACGGGGTCGAAATCGACAATGAGCTCACTGCTTCCCCGCATCGAACGGGCCGCCGACTCCTCGGGGTGGATCACCTTCCTCGAATCGGCGGGTTCGGGGGACCCAGGCGGCGAACGGGTCTCCTGGGCCGAGCTCTACGACGACGCCCGCGCGATGGCCGCGAGCCTGCAGGCACGGGGTGTCGCGCCCGGCTCGCACGTCGCGATCCTCGGCCCGACGACGCGCGCGCTCGTGACCGCGATCGAGGCGACGTGGATCGCGGGCGCAGCCGCGGTGATGTTGCCGCTGCCGATGCGGCTCGCGTCGATCGACGACTTCGTGCACCAGACGCGCGCACGACTGCGCGCGTCGGACGCGGTGCTGCTCGTCATCGATCCGCAGCTCGCGCCGTTCATCGCGCCCGAGCCCGGCGATCCCTCCGTGATCGGTCTCGACGAGCTGACCGCGGGTCCCGGTCGTCTGCGCGCCGACGCGTACGTGCGACCGGCCGACGATCCTGACGCGCTCGCGATCCTGCAGTACACGAGCGGCTCGACGTCCGATCCGAAGGGCGTGATGCTGCCGCACCGCTGCGTCACCGCGAACCTCGACGGCATCGTCGCCGCCGGCGCGCTCGACGCGGACGACGTCGGCGTGTCGTGGCTGCCGCTCTATCACGACATGGGCCTCATCGGTCTGCTCGCGACGCCGATGACGGTCGGCATGAACCTCGCGCTCGCCGCGCCGCAGGACTTCCTCGCGGCGCCGGCGCGCTGGATGGAATGGATGGATGCGTTCGGCGGGACCGCGACGGCGGGACCGAACTTCTCCTACGTGCTCGCGGGCCGCGCGTTGCGGCGGCTCCAGGGACTCGACCTGAGGCGGTGGTCACTGGCCCTCAATGGTGCGGAGCCGGTCGACCCCGCCTCGGTCGAGGCATTCACGGCGGCCGGCGCGCCGCACGGCCTCGCACCCGGCGCGGTGTTCCCCGCGTTCGGCATGGCCGAGGCCACGCTCGCGGTGACGTTCCCGCCGAAGGGCCGCGGCCTCGTCGTCGACGCCGTCGACCGGCGCGTGCTCGAGTCCGACCAGTACGCCTCGCCGTGCGCGCCCGATCACCCCGAAGCGCGCCGGCTCGCGATGCTGGGCCGGCCGGTGCCCGGCTTGCACGTTCGCGTCTGCGATCGCACGCGCGGCACGGCGATGCGCGATCGCGAGGTCGGCGAGATCGAGATCCGGGGCGGGTCGGTCACGCCCGGCTACTACCGGCATCCCGAGGCGACCGCGAACGCACTCCACGACGGTTGGTTGCGCACCGGCGACCTGGGCTACATGACCGCCGGCGAGCTCGTGGTGTGCGGTCGCATCAAGGACGTGATCATCCTCGGCGGGCGCAACGTCTACCCGCAGGACGTCGAGCGCGCGGTGAACCACATCGAAGGCGTGCGCGCGGGCAACGTCATCGCGTTCGGTACCGAAGGCCGGCGCGGCCGCGAGTCGCTCGTCGTCGTCGCCGAGAGCAAGAGCTACGAGCTCGACCGCATCCGCGCCGCAGTGAAGAGCGCGGTCTACGACGCGGTCGGCATTCCACCCGAGGACGTCGTGCTCGTGCGCCCGGGCTCCTTGCCCAAGACGTCGTCCGGCAAGTTGCAACGCGCGCTCTGCCGCACCCGCTACCTCGACGCCGAGTTGGACACCGCGGGAACGGTCAGCTGACGCGGCCGAAGCGCGCGACGAGCGCGTCGGTGTTGCCGCCGTAGTTCCCGGCGTCCGCGATCGGCCCGGCGGCCCAGCCCGCCATCGTCACGGTGCCGTCGGGTGTCACCGCGATACCACGGCCATTCGCGATGGTGCCGGCGCCGATCTGGTGGACCCACGCCATGCGGAAGCCGTCGTGGTGCGCGGCCGTCGTGAAGCGCGCGACGAACGCGTCGGTGCCGTACGGGTTCGTCTCCGGCGCGCGGGCCAGATGGTGCTCCGTGGTGCCGGTCACGAACACGTCGCCGAGTGCGTCGGTGCCGACGTCGTATCCGAAGTCGTAGCCCTCACCGCCGAACTGTGTGACCGCGAGCTGATTGCCCGACGCGTCGAGCTCCAGCAGGAACGTGTCGCCGTAGAACTCGACCTTCTTCGTCCATCCCGGCAGCTGACCCGGGGTCGTGCCGACGACGAACACGTGCCCGGTCGCGTCGGTCGCGATGCCCTGCCCGAGATCAGGCTCGTCGGACCCGATCTGCTTCAGCCAGGTGCGCGTGCCGTCGGCGCCGTAGTGCGCAACGACGACGTCGGCGTAGAACGGATTCGATGCGTCGCCCTTGAGCGCGCCTTCCGTCGTGCCCACGACGTCGACGCCGCCGCCCGGCGCGGCGGTCACGCCCGTGATGTCGTCCTCGCGATTCGTCACGAGCTGGTGCACCCACGCGAGCGTGCCGTCGGACGCGTACTTCGCGATCCAACCGTCGCCGTCGAAGCCCGCGGCTTCGGGCGCGCCGGGCATCGAGCCCGCCGTGTTGCCGACGACGTAGAGGTTGCCGTCGGCGTCGGTCGCGACTCCGAGGGCCTCGTCGGCTTCGGACGATCCCAACAGGTGCGTCCACACGTGGTTGCCGTCGGCGTCGTACTGACGGACGAACGCGTCCGACTTGCCGGCGTTGGCGTCGATCGTGCCGGGGAACTCACCGGGTCCGTACGTCCAGCCGACGACGTCGAGGTTGCCGCCGGGGTCGCGCGCGATACCGGTCGCGCCGGTGCGCGCGGTGCCGAACTGCGTCGCCGACACGAGCGCGCCGCGGTGATTGAACTCCGCGAGGAACCCGGTCGTCGCACGGTGCGAGACGGACGCGCCCGACTTCGGAAACTTGCCGATCGACGAGCCGACGACCCATGAGTTGCCCGCGTCGTCGAGCGCGACGTCGTAACCGTTCTGCCAGTAGTGGGTCCCCACCTCGCGGACCCAGCGCGGCGCGCGCGGCGCGGCGCTTGCATGCGGCATCGCCGCGAACGCGAGCGCGCCCGCGACAATCGTGATCGCCCACCGTCGTTTCACGTGCCCACCCTTCGCCCGTGTGTCGGGCGACGCTAGCGGCAGAGCCGCGCGCGAAGCGAGCAGGCGACCTCGCTCACTCCCATCCCGCGCCACGGAGCGGCGAGCGCCCGCCGGCCGGTATCCGGCCCGCGGCGAGCACGACCATCAGACCAGCGGCCAGGGGAAATTTCGATAGTCGTCGTCGGCGACGGGGAAGCGGCCGCGTTCGAGGAGGTGCTCGGCCCGCGCCTGCGTCGCCACGACCTCCGCCGGTGACAGCAGCTCCGCGAGCTCGTCGCCGAGCGCGCCGTCGAGCGAATGCAGCAGGCACTCGATGCCGGCGCGCTCGGACGCATCGAGCTTGCTCCCCGCGAAGTCCCAGATGACGGTGCGCAGCTTCCAGTGCTCGTGGAACGTGACGCCGTGATCGATCCCCCAGACGTGGCCGTCCTCGCCGAGCAGGCAGTGACCGCCCTTGCGGTCGGTGTTGTTCGCGACGATGTCGAACGCGCAGAACCGCCGCAGCTCGGGCTCGTGGTCGGGCAACAAGGTGAAGTAGTGCTCTTCGGGATCGTGGTCGACGAAGCGCTGCACCGACCCGACACCGAGCGGGCCGTCGCGCAGCACCGTGTCGGGGACGATCTTCCACCCGATCGCCTGCGACACCGCGAACGCCGCGACCTCGCGTTGGCACAGCGTGCCGGTGCGGAAGTCCCACAACGGCCGCTCGCCCTGCCGCGGCTTGTAGATCGCGAGCAGCTCACCGCGCTCGTCGGCGAGGCTCGCGAGGAACGTGCCGTTCGACGACCACGGCATGCGCCCGATCAGCTCGAGCTCCGCGTCGCGCAGCAGGCTGCGCGCGACGGCGTCCGGCACGGCCGGCCGGCGCGGCCAACCGGAGGTCTCCGCGGCCTCCGTCACTTAGTTCCAGCGCGGGCAGACGTGCCCGGACGGATCCATCGGCCGGTCGCAGAGCGGGCACGCGGGACGGCCGCCCGAGACGGCCTCGGCGCCGATGCGCGCCATCGCGCGCAGCTGCGAACGCGAGGCGTAGAGCCGCGCGACGTGGCCCTCGCTCTCCTCGAGCGCGGGCGGCTGCTCGCCCTCTTCCTCGACCGCGGTCTCGCGCAGCTCGAGCAGTACGAGCTCGCGCTCGGGATCGAAGCCGAGACCGATCAAGCGCGCGCGGAACAACGGAACCGCTTCCGCGACCGGCTCCTCGAGCGGCGACACCGGCGGCACCGTCTCCGGGTACTCGTCGTCGAGACGCGAGAGGAACTGCTCGGCTTCGGCCGCGAGCAGCGCGACCTGCTCCTTCTCGACGAGCACGCTGAGCACCGCGGATCCCTTGCGCGCCTGGATGAGGAACGTGCGATCGCCCGGCATGCCGAACGAGCCCGCGCTCAACGTATCGACCGGATCGAACTCGATGATCTCGGCCATCACGACGCCTCCGCCGCGGGCTCGTCGTCGGTTTTGGCGTCGGTGGTGGCGTCGGTGGTGGCGTCGGCGGACGCGGGTGCCGGCGCGAGATCGTCGAGACCGCCCGTGTCGTTGCACTTCACGAGCATCACGCCGAACGCATGGAACTCGAGCACCGACACCGACGCGGGCGATACGAACACCCGCTGGAACATGTCGAGGTGCATGCCGGTGTAGTGCGCGATCGCGGACTTGATCGGATCCGCGTGGCTGACGACGACGACGGTCTCGTGCGAGTGCTGCGCGACGAGCGCGTCGATCGCGCTCACGATGCGCGCCTGCATCTCGCGGATCGACTCGCCACCGGGAAAGCGCGCGCGCGACGGCGCGACCTGCACGACCTTCCACTCGTCGGTCTTCGCGAGGTCGACGATCTTGGCGCCGGTCCAGTCGCCGTAGTCGGCTTCGAGCGCGCCTTCGAGCGGCACGACCGCAAGATCGAGAACGGTCGCGATGTGCTGCGCGGTCTGCGTCGTGCGCTCGATCGGACTCGCGTACACGGCTGCGATCGCGAGCTTCGAGAGTCGCGTCGCCGCGGCTTCCGCCTGTGCGATGCCCTCGTCCGACAGCGGAATGCCGGGCTTGCGGCCCGACAGCAGCGGTCCCGTCTGCGCGGTGACACCGTGACGCACGAGCACGACGCGCGTCGGCGCGTGGTTCGGCTTCGGCTCGTCGTTCGCGTCCGCGGGCGTGTCGTCGAGGGGGGCGGAGGTCATCGTGCAAATGGTACCGGTGCCCGTTTCCGCCGCTCACACGGGGTCGCGTCGCACGTGGGTGGTCGTCACACCAACGCGTTGTCGTACTATCCGCGGCCATGACGGACGTGCCGCTGACCGCGGGCGGACCGCCCGAGACCGTGCTCCCTCCCGAATCCGACGAGGTGCGCGCCGCGCTCGAGCGGGCCCTCGCGGAACCCATCGAACACCGGCGGGCCGCGGTGTCCGACGTCGTCGAACGCTGGCCCGCGTCGCTCGACGCGTGGTCGCACCTCGGTGAGCTCGCGCGCGACGACGTCGAGGCGTACGCGTGCTTCCGCGTCGGCTATCACCGCGGGCTCGACCGGCTACGCCAGTCGGGTTGGCGCGGCAGCGGCTACGTGCGCTGGACGCACGAGACGAACCGCGGTTTCCTGCGCTCGCTGGAGGGGCTGCGGCAGGCCGCGGCGGCGATCGGCGAGACCGCCGAAGAACAGCGCTGCGCCGAGTTCCTGCGCCAGCTGGACCCCGAGTTTCACCGGAGGAGCGGGTAGTTTCGAGGGGTTCCGGCCCCGGCGACCCCTCTGCGGGAGGCACGTGTTGAAACGAGCGCTGATCACCGGCATCACCGGTCAGGACGGGCGCTACCTGTCGGAGTTCCTCGCCGACAAGGGTTACCAGGTGTTCGGCCTGCTCCGCGGTCAGAACAACCCGAAGAGCGCGCTCGTCCAAGGTGAGAACCCGCGCATCGAGCTCATCGAGGGCGACCTGCGCGACCTGTCGTCGCTCATCGGTGTCGTCGAGCAGGTCCAGCCCGACGAGGTCTACAACCTCGGCGCGATCAGCTTCGTGCAGCTGTCGTTCCGCCAGGCCGAGCTCACCGCGGAGATCACGGGGCTCGGTGTGCTGCGCATGCTCGAAGCGGTGCGCATCGTCGGCGGTCCGCAGAACAACCCGATCCGCTTGTACCAGGCGTCGTCGTCGGAGATGTTCGGCAAGGTGCGCGAGGTGCCACAGACCGAGCGCACTGCGTTCCACCCGCGCTCACCGTACGGCGTCGCGAAGGTGTTCGGTCACCACATCGCGGTGAACTACCGCGAGGCCTACGGCATCCACGCGAGCTCGGGCATCCTCTTCAACCACGAGTCGCCGCGGCGCGGCCAGGAGTTCGTGACCCGCAAGATCACGAGCGCTCTCGCGCGCATCAAGCTCGGGCTCCAGGACAGCATCTCGCTCGGCAACATCGACTCGCGACGCGACTGGGGCTACGCCGGCGACTACGTCGAGGCGATGTGGCTGATGCTGCAGCAGGAAGAACCCGACGACTACGTGATCGCGACGGGCGAGACGCACAGCGTGCGTGAGTTCCTCGACGTCGCGTTCCACCTCGCGGGCTACGAGTCGTGGGAGGAGTACGTGCGCCACGACACGCGCTTCGAGCGCCCGTCGGAGGTCGACCTGCTCATCGGCGACGCGAGCAAGGCGAAGGAGAAGCTGGGCTGGGAGCCGCGGGTCAGCTTCGAGCAGCTCGTGAAGATGATGTACGAGGCCGACCTCGCCGAGGAGAGCGCCGCCGTCAAGCGCGGTTGACGCGCGCGCCGTGGT includes these proteins:
- the metF gene encoding methylenetetrahydrofolate reductase [NAD(P)H], coding for MKIREILGTGPSYSFEFGPPRTPEAEAQLERALIELEPLHPSFVSVTYGAGGSTRERTYEIVTRINRETSMTSMAHLTCAAHTRAQIRDIVAGYGAAGIENILALRGDPPADLDLPVSEFDYAVDLVELVRTLGDFSIGVAAHPEPHPRSPSLEADRLHTAAKLRAADFAITQFFFDARHYFDLVESMQRLDVDKPVIPGIMPVLSLAGITRMSQLQGSEFPAWLAEKLHAVADDPQAVRAIGIEEATKLCAVLLEGGAPGLHFYTLNFSRATREIWANLGLSSPA
- a CDS encoding Coenzyme F420 hydrogenase/dehydrogenase, beta subunit C-terminal domain, which codes for MTTTEPVAKKERWSFSWKHLYDEVVTTGLCTGCAGCVIACPHDVLDYDDLLGVYKPVQNELDYGGPGDCSHGDKACTSCTRACPRFRAWEPEIDEFLFGRARTVEEVSGVSKDIVLARATDPELHEVGQDGGLVSAILVYALEHDIIDAALVSYLEGDGTTWKAIPGVARTREEVVASAGSRYTYSANTMAYKDLAKEEERIALVGMSCQSSSPPAMKQRKAGKVARRFSLNIGLLCSKTFDDAIFEELFEAKYGLKKADMRKMNIKGVFQIWMKDGSYHEVPLKECHQWTREGCKMCPDFAAEHADISTGGIGAFNDWTLTIVRTDAGRELMDAMQRDGVIEVRPGDDDPGAIALMHKLSARSRKRWPEFAIAEPRVLPPPAPKPDPTP
- a CDS encoding DNA-binding response regulator, with the protein product MCIVALSSDLMDRSKLSAAFPKIAFARDADECRGADVVVVDLAKFAGAVGNLRAAVPGARIVAFGPHVDENAAAAARAAGADLVWPRSRFFRDPTAALGGP
- a CDS encoding fatty acyl-AMP ligase; translation: MSSLLPRIERAADSSGWITFLESAGSGDPGGERVSWAELYDDARAMAASLQARGVAPGSHVAILGPTTRALVTAIEATWIAGAAAVMLPLPMRLASIDDFVHQTRARLRASDAVLLVIDPQLAPFIAPEPGDPSVIGLDELTAGPGRLRADAYVRPADDPDALAILQYTSGSTSDPKGVMLPHRCVTANLDGIVAAGALDADDVGVSWLPLYHDMGLIGLLATPMTVGMNLALAAPQDFLAAPARWMEWMDAFGGTATAGPNFSYVLAGRALRRLQGLDLRRWSLALNGAEPVDPASVEAFTAAGAPHGLAPGAVFPAFGMAEATLAVTFPPKGRGLVVDAVDRRVLESDQYASPCAPDHPEARRLAMLGRPVPGLHVRVCDRTRGTAMRDREVGEIEIRGGSVTPGYYRHPEATANALHDGWLRTGDLGYMTAGELVVCGRIKDVIILGGRNVYPQDVERAVNHIEGVRAGNVIAFGTEGRRGRESLVVVAESKSYELDRIRAAVKSAVYDAVGIPPEDVVLVRPGSLPKTSSGKLQRALCRTRYLDAELDTAGTVS
- a CDS encoding SBBP repeat-containing protein; amino-acid sequence: MKRRWAITIVAGALAFAAMPHASAAPRAPRWVREVGTHYWQNGYDVALDDAGNSWVVGSSIGKFPKSGASVSHRATTGFLAEFNHRGALVSATQFGTARTGATGIARDPGGNLDVVGWTYGPGEFPGTIDANAGKSDAFVRQYDADGNHVWTHLLGSSEADEALGVATDADGNLYVVGNTAGSMPGAPEAAGFDGDGWIAKYASDGTLAWVHQLVTNREDDITGVTAAPGGGVDVVGTTEGALKGDASNPFYADVVVAHYGADGTRTWLKQIGSDEPDLGQGIATDATGHVFVVGTTPGQLPGWTKKVEFYGDTFLLELDASGNQLAVTQFGGEGYDFGYDVGTDALGDVFVTGTTEHHLARAPETNPYGTDAFVARFTTAAHHDGFRMAWVHQIGAGTIANGRGIAVTPDGTVTMAGWAAGPIADAGNYGGNTDALVARFGRVS
- a CDS encoding SCO1664 family protein, which produces MTEAAETSGWPRRPAVPDAVARSLLRDAELELIGRMPWSSNGTFLASLADERGELLAIYKPRQGERPLWDFRTGTLCQREVAAFAVSQAIGWKIVPDTVLRDGPLGVGSVQRFVDHDPEEHYFTLLPDHEPELRRFCAFDIVANNTDRKGGHCLLGEDGHVWGIDHGVTFHEHWKLRTVIWDFAGSKLDASERAGIECLLHSLDGALGDELAELLSPAEVVATQARAEHLLERGRFPVADDDYRNFPWPLV
- a CDS encoding DUF3090 family protein yields the protein MAEIIEFDPVDTLSAGSFGMPGDRTFLIQARKGSAVLSVLVEKEQVALLAAEAEQFLSRLDDEYPETVPPVSPLEEPVAEAVPLFRARLIGLGFDPERELVLLELRETAVEEEGEQPPALEESEGHVARLYASRSQLRAMARIGAEAVSGGRPACPLCDRPMDPSGHVCPRWN
- a CDS encoding MSMEG_4193 family putative phosphomutase — its product is MTSAPLDDTPADANDEPKPNHAPTRVVLVRHGVTAQTGPLLSGRKPGIPLSDEGIAQAEAAATRLSKLAIAAVYASPIERTTQTAQHIATVLDLAVVPLEGALEADYGDWTGAKIVDLAKTDEWKVVQVAPSRARFPGGESIREMQARIVSAIDALVAQHSHETVVVVSHADPIKSAIAHYTGMHLDMFQRVFVSPASVSVLEFHAFGVMLVKCNDTGGLDDLAPAPASADATTDATTDAKTDDEPAAEAS
- a CDS encoding DUF3151 domain-containing protein translates to MTDVPLTAGGPPETVLPPESDEVRAALERALAEPIEHRRAAVSDVVERWPASLDAWSHLGELARDDVEAYACFRVGYHRGLDRLRQSGWRGSGYVRWTHETNRGFLRSLEGLRQAAAAIGETAEEQRCAEFLRQLDPEFHRRSG
- the gmd gene encoding GDP-mannose 4,6-dehydratase is translated as MKRALITGITGQDGRYLSEFLADKGYQVFGLLRGQNNPKSALVQGENPRIELIEGDLRDLSSLIGVVEQVQPDEVYNLGAISFVQLSFRQAELTAEITGLGVLRMLEAVRIVGGPQNNPIRLYQASSSEMFGKVREVPQTERTAFHPRSPYGVAKVFGHHIAVNYREAYGIHASSGILFNHESPRRGQEFVTRKITSALARIKLGLQDSISLGNIDSRRDWGYAGDYVEAMWLMLQQEEPDDYVIATGETHSVREFLDVAFHLAGYESWEEYVRHDTRFERPSEVDLLIGDASKAKEKLGWEPRVSFEQLVKMMYEADLAEESAAVKRG